Genomic DNA from Candidatus Dormiibacterota bacterium:
GGTCGATGATCCAGACCCGTCGCGCGGTCAGCCGGCCCGGGTCGTCGACGCCCTCCTCGGAGAGGACGGCGTCGTCGGGGTGGCGCCGTCCGATCTCTGCGGCGAGCAGCACCTGGGAGCAGCGGTCGCCGAGCGCGCCCAGGTCCCTGCCGGTGGTGATGTGCCGGATCGCGGTCAGCAGGCTGCCCGCATCCCGGGCGAGCCGCTCGGCGTCGTCGTGGTCCTGCGATCGCGTGGTGCGGCCGGGAAGGAGGGTCACCGTCATCTCAGCGCGAGCGCGGGACCACGCTCGCCGGGAAGCTCCCGAGCCTGGACGTCGGTGCGATATCCATACGCGCGCAGGGTGGAGCCGATGCTCCGCTCCAGTGCGGCCACGGCATCGGGACCGAGATCGTGACGGAAGGCGTCCAACCGGCCGGAGCCCCCGCGGAAGCGCGAGAACTGGACCTCGAAGTCGTCGTCCCAGCCCAGTCCCGCGAAGTCGAGCATCCTGGCCATGTGGTGGCGGGGACGGGCGATCAGCTCCTCGTAGCGGACCTCGAGCCAGGAGTCGGCGGGCACGGTCGCCTGGGCCACCTCGAAGGCCTCGAGGAGCATCTTCCAGCCCAGACCGGCGAGCACCGCGAAGGAGCGTCCCGAGGCGCTCCACGCAGCCTCGTACTCCGGGGGCAGCTGTCCCAGGTGCCAGGCATCGGGCCCCCCATAGCCGCGCCACCATCCCATCTGCAGCCACGAGCTGGCCACCGCGCGCCCATCACGGACGACGTGGACGAAACGCGCCTCGGGGAAGGCGGCGCGGAGGAAACCGACCCGCGGCCAGCCGGTGACGTGGTGCACGAAGACCGGCCGCCGCTGCGCCGCCATCCGGCGCTCGAAGAACGACTGCAGGCGCTCGCGCACCCAGGGAACGCAGTCCTCGGCGACGAGGTCGCGGCACGGCGTCGAGATCAGGGACGCCACCTGGCGGTCGAGCACGCCCCAGCCCTCCGACGGGCTGACCCGCAGCCGGCCACGCTCGACCAGCTTCCGGCGGTCCTTGAAGGGGCGCAGCCGCGGGTCCCGGAAACCCTGCTGGCGGTGCAGGGTGTTGTTCCAACGGCCGAGGAGGTCGAGATGGCTGAGCTTGTCGTCGACGTTGGACACGAAGCCGACCCCCCGGTGCCGTGCCAGGGTCTCGACGGCCAGTGTCGATCCGCAGCGGCCGGTGCCGACGACGAAGACGAGCATCACGCGCCCCCCATGGTGGCCGGAACTCTCGGACTGCCGATCAGGTCGCCCCGGTTCCGGCCCGCGGGGCCGACCAGCCGGGGCCCGTCCTCGTCGATCTCGATGACGGTGACCGAGCCACGCTCGATGGGAACCCGCCACCGCTCTCCCTCCAGCCTCTCGATCGCGGTGAGGACCAGCCGGATCATCACCGCGTGGCTGATCGCGGCCACGTTCTCGTCGCGATGCCGTTCCCCGATCAGCCTCAGCGCCGCGAGCATGCGCTCCTGTGCCGCGGTGAGACGCTCACCGTCGGGGCAGACGGCGTGCTGCGGAGAGGTGCGATACAGGCCGAAGGCGACTTCGTCCCGCGCCGCGGCCTCGGCGGCGGTCAGGCCCTCCCAGGTCCCGTAGTCGAGGTTGACGAGGCCGTGGAGGATGCGCAGGTCGGGCACCCCCGCCTCGTCGGCGACGACCTGGGCGGTGGCGATGGTGCGGCGGAGCGGGCCGGTGTAGACCGCGGTCAGGCCGACACCCGAGAGCCGCCGTGCCGCGTCGACGGCGTCCTGGTATCCCTGGGCGTCGAGGGGCACGTCGCGGCGTCCGCGGTAGCGGTTCTCGACGTTCATCCTGGTGGTGCCGTGCCGGACCAGGTGGATCCTGCAGGCGGCGAGCGGCGTGATGGCGAGCCTCTGCGGTTCGGAGGGTGTCGCGGAGGGGACGGCGAAGCGCATGGAGACTC
This window encodes:
- a CDS encoding sulfotransferase; translated protein: MLVFVVGTGRCGSTLAVETLARHRGVGFVSNVDDKLSHLDLLGRWNNTLHRQQGFRDPRLRPFKDRRKLVERGRLRVSPSEGWGVLDRQVASLISTPCRDLVAEDCVPWVRERLQSFFERRMAAQRRPVFVHHVTGWPRVGFLRAAFPEARFVHVVRDGRAVASSWLQMGWWRGYGGPDAWHLGQLPPEYEAAWSASGRSFAVLAGLGWKMLLEAFEVAQATVPADSWLEVRYEELIARPRHHMARMLDFAGLGWDDDFEVQFSRFRGGSGRLDAFRHDLGPDAVAALERSIGSTLRAYGYRTDVQARELPGERGPALALR
- a CDS encoding histidine phosphatase family protein, with the translated sequence MRFAVPSATPSEPQRLAITPLAACRIHLVRHGTTRMNVENRYRGRRDVPLDAQGYQDAVDAARRLSGVGLTAVYTGPLRRTIATAQVVADEAGVPDLRILHGLVNLDYGTWEGLTAAEAAARDEVAFGLYRTSPQHAVCPDGERLTAAQERMLAALRLIGERHRDENVAAISHAVMIRLVLTAIERLEGERWRVPIERGSVTVIEIDEDGPRLVGPAGRNRGDLIGSPRVPATMGGA